From the Devosia sp. FJ2-5-3 genome, the window GACGCGGCGATTATGCGCGCGGTTGCGCTCGGGGTTCGAGCCGATGGCCACGCGCTGGCGCAATTCCGATTTCGTGCGGCCGTTCAATGTGATGCCCTCCCCTATCCTGTCGCTAACGATAGAACGGGGACAAAATAACTCAAGTAGATTATTTTATTGACAGGCCCCGCTGATCTGTTCGACGCTAAGGACAGCTAGGCGGGAGTCCGCCTCAGGCTCGGAGAGAGGGCTGTCGCAGGGTTCGACGGCCATACGGAGGAAAAGAATGCTCACCAAGGCAAAATTGGCCGGGCTCGTCGCCGGCGTCAGCTTCCTGGCGATGGGTGCCGCCCAGGCAGTGGAAATCGAATATTGGCAGTATGTGTTCGACAGCCGTATCCAGGCCATGGATCAGCTGATCGCCAAGTTCCAGGAAGCCAATCCGGACATCACCGTCAAGCACACGACCTTCCCCTATGCCGACTACCAGACGCGCGTCGTCGCGGCCAAGGTCGCAGGGCAGGGTCCCGATGTCGTGCAGCTGTTCTATGGCTGGACCGACCAGTTCGTGAATGGCGGGCTGATCCAGCCGCTCGATCCGGCCGTGTTCCCGCATGACGAGATCGAATCCGAATTCTTCCCCATCGTTTCGGCAATGAAGCGCGGCGAAGACTATTATGGCCTGCCGACGGCCGTTCGTTCGCTCGCCCTGTTCTACAACAAGGCGCTGTTTGCCGAAGCCGGTATCGAGCCGCCGACCAATCTCGAGGAATTCCTCGCGGCTGCCGAGGCCACCACCAAGCGCGACGGTAGCGGCAATATCACCACTGCCGGCATCACGCTCGACATGGCCGGCCAGGACCACCACTGGTGGCGCGAGGCTCTCGTGCGCCAGAACGGCGGCGTGCCTTATGACGCCGAAGGCAATGTGGCCTATAACGACGCCGCCGGTGCTGCTGCGCTGAAGTTCTACACCGACCTTCAGACCGAACAGAATGTCGGCCTCGTTGGCTTCATGGATGAAGGCCAGGCCGCATTCCGCGCCGGTCTTGCTGCCATGACCATCGACGGCACGTTCCGCCTCGGCGCCTTTGCCGGCAACCCGTTCGAATGGGGTGTCGTCGAGCTGCCGGCCGACGCCAACGGCATGCGCTCGAACTATTCGAGCTATTTCGCCAACGGCATCGGTGCGACCGCTGAGGGCGAAGAGCTCGAAGCGGCCCAGAAGTTCCTCAAGTACATCTCCTCGCCCGAGGCGATGGAAATCTGGCTCAACACCGTTGGTGAGCTTCCGGCTCGCCGCGACGTGGCGCTGACCGAGGCGAATCTGGCCGATCCAATTCGTGCGCCTTTCCTCAAGGGTCTCGAATACGCCCAGACCACGCGCTTCTACGACGAAGCGGCCCAGCGCCAGACTGCGATCGACATGGTCAATCGCGTGCTGCTCGAAGGCCAGTCGATCGAGGATTCGCTGGCCCAGGCTGCACAGGCCGAGCAGGCGATCATCGACGCCGGTCGCCAGTAAGCAGGCTCCCCGACTTTTCTCCGCTCCGGCTCGCGCCGGGGCGGAAAGCGGGATCAATTGCCAGGGCCCCCCAAGGGAGCCCCGGCTAAACGCGCAGGAGCGAAAATGGCGTCGGTGAACGCAACTCCACAAGCTGGCCCTGTTCGCTTCTGGGACAGGCAGAGCATCGGCACGAAACGTGTCATCTGGGCCTGGACGTTCCTGGCCTTGCCCATCCTGTTCTATGCCGGGATCCGGTTTTATCCGACATTCCAGGCGTTCTGGCTGTCGCTGACCAATTGGGACCTTTTGCGTCCCGCCCAGTTCATCGGCTTTGCGAACTACCAGAAGATGTTTGCCGACCCGGTGTTCTGGAAAGTGTTCCAGAACACGTTCCTCTATCTCATCATCGGTACGCCGCTCAGCCTCGTCATCTCCTTCGTGATCGCCTTCTATCTCGATCGCGTCCGGTTCATGCACGGCTTCATTCGCGCGCTCTATTTCCTGCCCTTCCTGACCACGGCCGCGGCCATGGGCTGGGTGTGGCGCTGGTTCTACCAGCCGGTGCCGATCGGGGTGATCAATGGCATGCTGAGCTCGGTCGGCATTGCCCAGCAGCCTTTCCTTCGCTCGATGGACCAGGCGCTGATCTCCATCCTCATTCCTGCGATCTGGGCGGGCCTCGGCTTCCAGATCATCATCTTCATGGCGGGCCTGCGCGCCATTCCCGGCACATTCTACGAAGCGGCGCGGATCGATGGGCTGGGTGAAGGCGCGATCCTGCGCAAGATCACCGTTCCGCTGCTCAAGCCGACCACGGTGTTCCTCGTGGTGTTCTCCTCGATCGGGTTCCTGCGCATTTTCGACCAGGTCTACAACATGACCACTAATGATCCCGGCGGGCCGCTCAATGCGACCAAGCCGCTGGTGCTCATGATCTACCAGACCGCCTTTTCGTCCTACCAGATGGGCTATGCCGCTGCGCAGACCGTGGTGTTGTTCACCATCCTGCTCATCGTATCCCTGCTCCAGCTCTACGTGCTGAGGGAAAAGAAATGACCGCAACCAATTCGACCACGGAGCTGTCGGCCAACCGTCGGGACATCCGCCCCGGGCGCATCATCGCCTGGACGCTATTGCTGATCGGCGGGCTGATCATGATCACGCCGCTCTTGTTCATGTTCTCCACCTCGCTCAAGACCTCGGCCCAGGTCTATGATCTGCGGCTGATCCCGATCGCGCCGACCCTCGAGAATTATT encodes:
- a CDS encoding extracellular solute-binding protein; translated protein: MLTKAKLAGLVAGVSFLAMGAAQAVEIEYWQYVFDSRIQAMDQLIAKFQEANPDITVKHTTFPYADYQTRVVAAKVAGQGPDVVQLFYGWTDQFVNGGLIQPLDPAVFPHDEIESEFFPIVSAMKRGEDYYGLPTAVRSLALFYNKALFAEAGIEPPTNLEEFLAAAEATTKRDGSGNITTAGITLDMAGQDHHWWREALVRQNGGVPYDAEGNVAYNDAAGAAALKFYTDLQTEQNVGLVGFMDEGQAAFRAGLAAMTIDGTFRLGAFAGNPFEWGVVELPADANGMRSNYSSYFANGIGATAEGEELEAAQKFLKYISSPEAMEIWLNTVGELPARRDVALTEANLADPIRAPFLKGLEYAQTTRFYDEAAQRQTAIDMVNRVLLEGQSIEDSLAQAAQAEQAIIDAGRQ
- a CDS encoding sugar ABC transporter permease, which encodes MASVNATPQAGPVRFWDRQSIGTKRVIWAWTFLALPILFYAGIRFYPTFQAFWLSLTNWDLLRPAQFIGFANYQKMFADPVFWKVFQNTFLYLIIGTPLSLVISFVIAFYLDRVRFMHGFIRALYFLPFLTTAAAMGWVWRWFYQPVPIGVINGMLSSVGIAQQPFLRSMDQALISILIPAIWAGLGFQIIIFMAGLRAIPGTFYEAARIDGLGEGAILRKITVPLLKPTTVFLVVFSSIGFLRIFDQVYNMTTNDPGGPLNATKPLVLMIYQTAFSSYQMGYAAAQTVVLFTILLIVSLLQLYVLREKK